In the genome of Deinococcus deserti VCD115, one region contains:
- a CDS encoding DNA repair protein RecN encodes MTRKARSPRAATVTSPPPVAESAPVGPALARLEVRNLATIESLDLDFAPGFSVFTGETGAGKSIIVDALGLLLGARANTDLIRTGEDGLLVSGFWQDEDIASRRVTIQGRSTARLDGEVVSLRELQDWAQRRLTIHWQHSAVSLLSAANQRALLDRQVTGEMQAYQAAYRAWQEARERLETLRTTERERARQLDLLTFQAQEISQVAPQVGEEEPLQADLMRLSNLETIAQGAAGALELLSEAEENATGYLAEAVRALNASARYDETSAQLQLELRTALESVQAIVGELRSVAESSAPDPEELARVEGRLGTLSKLRAKYGPTMNDVLEFHAGVEQELALLTRDEQDAGTLDAEVSHLRTVVEQAGRCLDEARSLRAGPLASELVDVIRQLGMPHARLEFLLTPHGEPTAHGLSDVALRFTANPGEDLAALSDVASGGELSRVMLAISTVLGADTPAVVFDEVDAGIGGGAALAVAAQLGRLARERQVFVVTHLAQIAARADHHYKVEKAVEGGRTVSRVRRLTPDERLEEIARMLSGNTSDAALKHARELLEVPQTS; translated from the coding sequence CGGTGGCAGAATCTGCCCCCGTGGGTCCGGCCCTGGCGCGGCTGGAAGTCCGGAATCTGGCGACCATCGAATCGCTGGACCTGGACTTTGCTCCTGGCTTCAGTGTCTTTACCGGTGAAACTGGTGCCGGGAAAAGCATCATCGTAGACGCCCTGGGGCTGCTGCTGGGCGCGCGTGCGAACACGGACCTGATCCGGACTGGCGAGGACGGGCTACTCGTCAGCGGCTTCTGGCAGGACGAAGACATCGCCAGCCGGCGGGTGACCATCCAGGGGCGCAGCACCGCACGTCTGGATGGCGAGGTGGTCAGCCTCCGCGAGCTGCAGGACTGGGCCCAGCGGCGCCTGACCATTCACTGGCAGCACAGCGCCGTGAGCCTGCTGTCTGCGGCCAACCAGCGTGCGCTGCTTGACCGTCAGGTTACGGGGGAAATGCAGGCCTATCAGGCGGCCTACCGCGCCTGGCAGGAGGCCAGAGAGCGGCTTGAAACCCTGCGCACCACCGAGCGCGAGCGAGCACGGCAACTGGACCTGTTGACCTTTCAGGCCCAGGAGATTTCCCAGGTTGCTCCGCAGGTCGGTGAGGAAGAGCCCCTGCAGGCCGATCTGATGCGGCTGTCCAATCTGGAGACCATTGCTCAGGGAGCAGCCGGTGCGCTGGAACTGCTCAGCGAGGCCGAAGAAAACGCGACCGGGTACCTTGCGGAAGCCGTCCGCGCCCTGAATGCCAGTGCCCGGTACGATGAGACCAGCGCCCAGCTGCAGCTTGAGCTGCGAACGGCGCTTGAAAGCGTGCAGGCCATCGTGGGGGAACTGCGCAGTGTGGCTGAAAGCAGCGCTCCGGACCCCGAGGAGCTGGCCCGCGTCGAGGGACGCCTCGGGACCCTGAGCAAGCTGCGCGCCAAGTACGGCCCGACCATGAACGATGTGCTGGAGTTTCACGCTGGTGTGGAGCAGGAACTGGCTCTCCTGACCCGTGACGAGCAGGACGCAGGAACACTGGACGCCGAGGTCAGCCATCTGCGCACGGTCGTTGAGCAGGCCGGCCGCTGCCTGGACGAGGCACGTTCTCTCCGGGCTGGTCCGCTGGCCTCAGAGCTGGTCGATGTCATCCGGCAGCTGGGCATGCCACATGCGCGCCTGGAGTTTTTGCTGACGCCGCATGGCGAGCCCACTGCACACGGTCTGAGTGATGTAGCGCTCCGCTTCACCGCCAATCCCGGCGAGGACCTTGCTGCGCTTTCGGACGTCGCTTCAGGCGGTGAGCTCTCACGGGTGATGCTGGCCATCAGCACCGTTCTGGGGGCTGACACGCCGGCTGTGGTATTCGACGAGGTGGATGCCGGCATCGGGGGAGGGGCAGCTCTGGCTGTGGCCGCCCAGCTCGGCCGGCTGGCCCGGGAACGGCAGGTTTTCGTGGTGACGCACCTGGCGCAGATTGCTGCCCGTGCCGATCATCATTACAAGGTGGAAAAGGCGGTAGAGGGCGGGCGCACCGTCAGCCGTGTCCGGCGCCTGACGCCTGATGAGCGTCTCGAGGAAATTGCCCGGATGCTCAGTGGCAACACCTCGGACGCAGCACTCAAGCATGCCCGTGAACTGCTGGAAGTGCCGCAGACCTCCTAG
- a CDS encoding protease complex subunit PrcB family protein — MNRSLLLALGVSSGLLSACSMTGPSNLRIHEVLLYGGTQERITWVYGNVSGGPGSLKIGGAVTEVRAQVQDPLALPGTLSVNGNATYRTPTTRMETSLSVVRGSDGLFTVVQNMAVPVQAVFYTDGRSWQKLSGTTGVVRAQAVQGLRGAGRLTDAEATALGSALQNQGPLAVAVLDETRVPDAALAVEPRPTEYLRTALYILPGVVTVPPNPSGASPVRPAPTPPPSSPPSTGARVNITELAQGNNAAVTSFSVQVATTQAAASALYAQAYGRQTSPPSAPGVSGATLVGVFLGQRSTGGYAVRVTGASASGGTLTLTVRVTAPGPDSITTQAITSPWTIVRVPGTYTQVNVVDEQGRPLSEGSGGGQTR; from the coding sequence ATGAACAGGTCTCTTCTCCTGGCGCTCGGCGTCAGTTCCGGTCTTCTTTCCGCATGCAGCATGACCGGCCCCAGCAATCTGCGCATACATGAGGTCCTGCTCTACGGCGGTACCCAGGAGCGCATCACCTGGGTTTACGGGAATGTCAGTGGGGGGCCGGGCAGCCTGAAAATTGGAGGTGCTGTCACAGAGGTGCGGGCCCAGGTTCAGGATCCTCTGGCTCTCCCCGGCACGCTCAGTGTCAACGGCAATGCTACCTACCGCACGCCGACCACCCGCATGGAGACCAGTTTAAGCGTGGTCCGTGGGTCTGATGGTCTGTTCACCGTCGTGCAGAACATGGCTGTTCCGGTGCAAGCGGTGTTTTACACCGATGGGCGCAGCTGGCAGAAGCTTTCGGGAACCACAGGTGTCGTGCGAGCTCAGGCAGTGCAGGGGCTGCGTGGTGCCGGGCGGCTGACGGATGCTGAGGCCACGGCGTTGGGATCTGCGCTGCAGAACCAGGGACCCCTGGCAGTCGCTGTTCTGGACGAAACCCGTGTTCCCGACGCAGCACTGGCGGTGGAGCCTCGCCCGACCGAATACCTGCGCACAGCGCTTTACATCCTTCCCGGTGTCGTGACAGTTCCCCCCAATCCATCTGGCGCTTCCCCAGTTCGGCCTGCGCCGACTCCACCTCCCAGCAGCCCCCCCAGCACAGGAGCACGCGTGAATATCACTGAACTGGCGCAGGGCAACAACGCAGCCGTAACTTCATTTAGCGTCCAGGTGGCGACGACTCAGGCGGCAGCCAGTGCGCTGTATGCCCAGGCCTACGGACGCCAGACCAGTCCCCCTTCAGCGCCGGGCGTGTCAGGCGCAACCCTGGTCGGCGTTTTCCTGGGACAGCGCTCCACCGGGGGGTACGCCGTCCGCGTGACCGGAGCCAGCGCCAGCGGAGGGACTCTGACACTTACGGTCCGTGTGACGGCTCCAGGACCTGACAGCATCACGACACAGGCCATCACCAGCCCCTGGACCATCGTCCGGGTGCCTGGAACCTATACGCAGGTCAATGTGGTGGATGAACAGGGACGCCCCCTGTCAGAAGGGTCGGGCGGCGGACAGACACGCTGA